The following are encoded in a window of Candidatus Microthrix parvicella Bio17-1 genomic DNA:
- a CDS encoding toll/interleukin-1 receptor domain-containing protein codes for MKTKPHLSGFVSYAHDDAVLADTFLNLMSPRCNILRQCTIDPWCDRRLLVGQTWKSEIEAAIEVADFGLLLLSPSFLASPFIVGVELPGLLRRPGNLIIPVGLESIDLGRADLRKLDHLQIFRLLLKGEPDPRWFSELGGNNRKRFCEDLLGQMVERFEREGLIDE; via the coding sequence ATGAAGACCAAGCCTCACCTTTCTGGGTTCGTCAGCTACGCCCACGACGACGCCGTCTTGGCCGACACCTTCCTGAACTTGATGTCGCCCCGATGCAACATTCTCCGCCAATGCACCATTGACCCATGGTGCGACCGTCGCCTATTGGTCGGTCAGACTTGGAAGTCCGAGATTGAGGCTGCGATCGAGGTGGCCGATTTCGGACTTCTGCTGCTCTCCCCTTCGTTCCTCGCCAGTCCCTTCATCGTCGGTGTTGAACTCCCCGGGCTCCTCAGGCGGCCAGGCAACCTCATCATTCCCGTGGGGTTGGAATCGATTGACCTCGGCCGCGCCGACCTGCGGAAGCTTGACCACTTACAGATCTTTCGTCTGCTCTTGAAGGGAGAACCGGACCCGAGGTGGTTTAGCGAGCTCGGGGGCAATAATCGCAAGCGATTCTGCGAGGACCTATTAGGGCAGATGGTGGAGCGGTTCGAACGGGAAGGCCTGATCGATGAGTAA
- a CDS encoding NACHT and WD40 repeat domain-containing protein translates to MSKPLLWPAGVVRLTAGQAESALRQLVAELDEAKVLHRRAIALLSAVAASAPHLATFDYELLVEGTVGAGEVDAFRKFRGDLNDAAKEQGLSLSLEADTNRKSGATGRQCWFEGAPLTAQQIERSSSATTTQGPTVPSDGLPQEAVETRRRAAAARTTLSVHIDHAADQLDTARKLGESLGLRLGLLPQFIINDVSSIVTTCELLGGQEFSQVQTRRDEADVIVVILSYSWLKYNSTHAPWSANQFVVPICGELVPTALTNGIVHLGKETALGVFRPTESWPKQKERQGRFADALVEHLATELPKQAPRDSQQRFDRDTPLEHGTHIPGEGVRFDLAARGADWAASAAFRSRRPDAVQVVDFLERWACSAEYKPYGVILGETGSGKTTAAKVLNNRLNARWRSQSPGDRELAPLSIYLDLRLVDTTHRRSPDLHSLINNVIAKVWSTDEARSIDSESVLDQVRNHGALLIFDGLDEVLVHLDDQEGRDFVRQLWRALPPPPAVDPPKHGGSPGRLLLTCRTHYFPSIHAERSFLGGEDREGGIEKRYEAVHLLPFTETQVRAYFDHFLSQASSSGTDNALPRLSTEAAMSLLAEIHNLTELAERPYNLLLIASQVERLEQVRASGRVVSLSTLYEGFVTDWLHRDDGKHQFDIPQKRLLMERLAAQLWRDGTRSMNYAALDEWLSVQLDEVQSLRRWFQQQRPDLSRLIEDLRTATFVVRPGVDRFEFAHSSLLEFFLASHLARGLTTGDPETWSVPQPSDETLTFLVDLMGSLAQDPERTEEFEAAKRTLQSLGDSYTPRATELAFRYCVMAPRSGAPARALAGFDLAGASLRHLNLHGLSDHLLNISGCDLRGADLRDMHISRARFDHSDLADARLDRAELHGCSLHQVQMKNAGLSGTIFRDCRLTALGLDAARTNRTRLLRCDTTDATRSAHSAPALLQALNVTSGEITPATPSVSYGALRAFPRGHTGLVLGVAYSPDGTRIATASDDDTARIWDTTTGETLHTLTGHTSPVWGVAYSPDGTRIATASGDNTARIWDTTTGETLHTLTGHTSPVPGVAYSPDGTRIATASDDNTARIWDTTTGETLHTLTGHTSPVRGVAYSPDGTRIATASRDNTARIWDTTTGETLHTLTGHTNPVRGVAYSPDGTRIATASDDDTARIWDTTTGETLHTLTGHTSPVWGVAYSPDGTRIATASWDDTARIWDTTTGETLHTLTGHTGLVLGVAYSPDGTRIATASDDDTARIWDTTTGETLHTLTGHTSPVWGVAYSPDGTRIATASGDSTARIWDTTTGETLHTLTGHTSPVWGVAYSPDGTRIATASDDDTARIWDTTTGETLHTLTGHTSPVWGVAYSPDGTRIATASWDGTARIWDTTTGETLRSHHHLDHQSTATFSDSGDLLWAEGDAWRYLGYLANLPDGQQVRLPAETFGPLPGTGPGPFAARVP, encoded by the coding sequence ATGAGTAAGCCGCTCCTCTGGCCAGCAGGCGTGGTCCGCCTGACCGCTGGCCAGGCAGAGTCTGCCCTTCGTCAGTTGGTGGCTGAACTCGACGAGGCCAAGGTCCTCCACCGGCGGGCCATTGCCCTGCTCAGCGCTGTAGCCGCCTCCGCGCCTCACCTGGCCACCTTTGACTACGAGTTACTCGTAGAAGGGACCGTTGGTGCAGGTGAGGTGGACGCTTTTCGCAAGTTCAGGGGAGACCTCAACGACGCCGCCAAAGAACAAGGCTTATCGCTGTCGCTCGAAGCGGACACCAACCGCAAGAGCGGTGCTACGGGCCGACAGTGTTGGTTCGAAGGTGCACCGCTGACGGCTCAACAGATCGAGCGTTCTTCATCGGCAACCACCACCCAAGGTCCAACCGTTCCATCGGACGGGCTCCCCCAAGAGGCGGTCGAGACCCGTCGGCGAGCTGCAGCCGCAAGGACCACCTTGAGCGTGCATATCGACCACGCCGCTGACCAACTCGATACCGCTCGAAAACTTGGCGAGTCGCTCGGTCTTCGGTTGGGGTTACTGCCGCAGTTCATCATCAACGACGTGTCGTCCATCGTGACGACATGCGAACTTCTAGGCGGTCAGGAGTTCTCCCAAGTTCAGACGCGCCGAGATGAGGCAGACGTCATCGTCGTGATCCTCAGTTACTCCTGGCTGAAATACAACAGCACCCATGCGCCCTGGTCGGCCAATCAATTCGTCGTCCCCATTTGTGGCGAACTGGTGCCAACTGCCCTCACGAATGGGATTGTCCATCTGGGCAAGGAAACTGCGCTCGGGGTGTTTCGGCCGACGGAGAGCTGGCCCAAACAAAAGGAGCGACAAGGCAGGTTTGCAGATGCGCTTGTGGAGCACCTCGCCACAGAACTGCCCAAGCAAGCTCCGAGGGATAGTCAGCAGCGGTTCGACCGAGATACGCCGCTCGAACACGGAACCCACATCCCTGGCGAGGGTGTCCGGTTTGACTTAGCGGCGCGTGGCGCCGACTGGGCGGCGTCTGCTGCGTTCAGATCGCGCCGTCCCGACGCGGTGCAGGTAGTGGACTTCCTCGAACGGTGGGCCTGCTCGGCCGAGTACAAGCCCTACGGGGTGATCCTTGGCGAAACCGGAAGCGGAAAGACGACAGCAGCCAAAGTGTTGAACAATCGCCTCAACGCTCGTTGGCGGTCGCAGTCACCGGGCGACCGGGAATTGGCACCGCTCTCGATCTATCTCGACCTTCGTTTGGTGGACACGACACATAGACGCTCACCAGACCTGCATTCGCTGATCAACAACGTCATCGCCAAGGTTTGGTCAACCGACGAGGCTCGTTCCATCGACTCCGAGTCGGTGCTTGACCAGGTTCGGAACCATGGTGCTCTGCTGATTTTCGACGGCCTCGACGAAGTGCTGGTACATCTGGACGACCAAGAAGGCCGAGACTTTGTGCGGCAGCTGTGGCGAGCACTCCCACCACCACCTGCTGTCGACCCACCGAAACATGGTGGTTCACCAGGTCGCCTGCTCCTGACCTGCCGCACCCACTATTTCCCGAGTATCCATGCCGAGAGGTCCTTTCTAGGGGGTGAGGACAGGGAGGGCGGAATCGAAAAGCGCTACGAGGCAGTCCACCTGCTCCCATTCACCGAAACTCAGGTTCGTGCCTACTTCGACCACTTCCTTTCTCAAGCGAGCTCGTCCGGCACCGACAACGCGCTGCCCAGGCTGAGCACCGAGGCGGCCATGTCGCTACTGGCGGAGATTCACAACCTCACCGAGTTGGCGGAACGCCCGTACAACCTGTTGTTGATCGCCAGTCAGGTTGAACGGTTGGAGCAGGTCCGCGCTTCGGGGCGAGTGGTCAGTCTGTCAACCCTGTATGAGGGCTTCGTCACCGACTGGCTGCACCGCGACGATGGCAAGCATCAGTTCGACATCCCCCAAAAGCGGCTACTGATGGAACGACTCGCCGCGCAGCTCTGGCGAGACGGAACCCGCTCCATGAATTACGCGGCGCTCGATGAGTGGCTGTCCGTTCAGTTGGACGAGGTGCAATCGCTTCGTCGCTGGTTCCAACAGCAGCGACCCGATCTGAGCAGGCTGATAGAAGATCTCCGGACGGCCACCTTCGTGGTGCGCCCTGGGGTGGACCGATTTGAGTTTGCTCACAGCTCACTCCTGGAGTTTTTCCTTGCTTCACATCTCGCGCGAGGGCTCACTACGGGTGACCCAGAGACTTGGTCCGTACCCCAACCGTCAGATGAGACCCTCACGTTCCTGGTCGACCTCATGGGTTCGCTAGCGCAGGACCCCGAGCGGACCGAGGAATTTGAGGCAGCCAAGCGGACGTTGCAGTCGCTAGGGGACAGCTACACGCCTCGGGCAACCGAACTGGCTTTTCGCTACTGCGTGATGGCGCCACGGTCGGGTGCTCCCGCTCGGGCCCTCGCCGGATTTGATCTCGCCGGGGCATCGCTCAGGCATCTGAATTTACACGGGCTGTCAGACCATCTTCTCAACATCAGCGGCTGCGACTTACGGGGCGCCGACCTGCGGGACATGCACATCAGTCGCGCCCGCTTTGACCATTCTGATCTCGCCGACGCCCGCTTGGACCGAGCAGAACTTCATGGGTGTTCGCTACATCAAGTGCAGATGAAGAACGCTGGCCTGTCCGGAACCATCTTCCGAGACTGCCGCCTCACCGCCCTCGGTTTGGACGCTGCGCGCACCAACCGAACCCGGCTGCTGCGATGTGACACGACCGATGCAACCCGTTCAGCACATTCGGCGCCAGCACTTCTCCAGGCGTTGAATGTCACTTCTGGCGAAATCACCCCGGCAACTCCTTCTGTCTCCTACGGGGCGCTTCGTGCATTCCCCAGAGGCCACACCGGCCTGGTGTTGGGGGTGGCGTACTCCCCCGACGGCACCCGCATCGCCACCGCCAGCGACGACGACACCGCCCGCATCTGGGACACCACCACCGGCGAAACCCTCCACACCCTCACCGGCCACACCAGCCCGGTGTGGGGGGTGGCCTACTCCCCCGACGGCACCCGCATCGCCACCGCCAGCGGGGACAACACCGCCCGAATCTGGGACACCACCACCGGCGAAACCCTCCACACCCTCACCGGCCACACCAGCCCGGTGCCGGGGGTGGCCTACTCCCCCGACGGCACCCGCATCGCCACCGCCAGCGACGACAACACCGCCCGCATCTGGGACACCACCACCGGCGAAACCCTCCACACCCTCACCGGCCACACCAGCCCGGTGCGGGGGGTGGCCTACTCCCCCGACGGCACCCGCATCGCCACCGCCAGCCGGGACAACACCGCCCGCATCTGGGACACCACCACCGGCGAAACCCTCCACACCCTCACCGGCCACACCAACCCGGTGCGGGGGGTGGCCTACTCCCCCGACGGCACCCGCATCGCCACCGCCAGCGACGACGACACCGCCCGCATCTGGGACACCACCACCGGCGAAACCCTCCACACCCTCACCGGCCACACCAGCCCGGTGTGGGGGGTGGCCTACTCCCCCGACGGCACCCGCATCGCCACCGCCAGCTGGGACGACACCGCCCGCATCTGGGACACCACCACCGGCGAAACCCTCCACACCCTCACCGGCCACACCGGCCTGGTGTTGGGGGTGGCGTACTCCCCCGACGGCACCCGCATCGCCACCGCCAGCGACGACGACACCGCCCGCATCTGGGACACCACCACCGGCGAAACCCTCCACACCCTCACCGGCCACACCAGCCCGGTGTGGGGGGTGGCGTACTCCCCCGACGGCACCCGCATCGCCACCGCCAGCGGGGACAGCACCGCCCGCATCTGGGACACCACCACCGGCGAAACCCTCCACACCCTCACCGGCCACACCAGCCCGGTGTGGGGGGTGGCGTACTCCCCCGACGGCACCCGCATCGCCACCGCCAGCGACGACGACACCGCCCGCATCTGGGACACCACCACCGGCGAAACCCTCCACACCCTCACCGGCCACACCAGCCCGGTGTGGGGGGTGGCCTACTCCCCCGACGGCACCCGCATCGCCACCGCCAGCTGGGACGGCACCGCCCGCATCTGGGACACCACCACCGGCGAAACCCTGCGATCTCACCATCATCTGGACCACCAATCCACTGCTACGTTCTCGGACTCGGGGGACCTGTTATGGGCAGAGGGAGACGCCTGGCGGTACCTCGGTTACCTGGCGAACTTGCCCGATGGGCAGCAGGTCCGCCTACCCGCCGAAACCTTCGGACCTCTCCCGGGTACCGGCCCCGGGCCGTTTGCTGCGCGGGTACCGTAA
- a CDS encoding RyR domain-containing protein yields MGDHAVAVRRTALALVGLVTVVFGWWGFARYSGQHPDVGLGWPEWLYGTMNLFINGADVAPVPWQLGVARMLAPLVTFGVLVEVLLVGSAQRIRRWAASRASGHVLVVGPTERVRPYLQGSADDRGLGDGTELIVHIGQDGSALGPTVIGLPATPTPIEWVAVTPARAARRIVLALGRDDLTLSALRGALDHGLPEAGCSLVVELDDIELSGRMAVAVAGKRPDADIDFVCPEELDALLISASVTDELVGSHGSDRGWAVSIVGDTPTCDRVTAQLVRAFTRSALRGGAVRPCILRVRPGGSEREAQIVDNHRVVVDVVDRIDDIFQPGAPDHLVIDLHDEEMSTRLAMEAALRRRGSVVWTTHGFALPWATTGCPADGSPVDLRQVSLSAAAMAGTLHGPFGRIAAARASRSGQPPSRPSADAVRRAVAILLDEGWAVVPESDLQPAERGRLPRYVDQHTARLLRSLPGLAEDPSQLLYELQREGLMAIPRHWESDRGVGPVEMPPDETIEVMAQAIHDHYLAEQAEQANLPALRPWAELDERFRAQNRDQARDNISKLHSLALRVVATSSFTSEPVRLGEAYIERMGIAEHDRWSHQKREQGYRFGPELILEGADLRHPSLLPWDELPASEQEKDLAPIRQIPAVLAAAGLVVTR; encoded by the coding sequence ATGGGCGACCATGCGGTGGCGGTGAGGCGAACCGCCTTGGCGCTGGTCGGACTGGTCACCGTGGTGTTCGGGTGGTGGGGCTTCGCCCGGTATTCGGGGCAGCACCCCGATGTCGGGCTGGGCTGGCCGGAGTGGCTTTACGGCACGATGAACCTGTTCATCAACGGTGCCGATGTTGCGCCCGTCCCATGGCAGCTCGGTGTTGCGCGGATGTTGGCGCCGCTGGTCACCTTCGGCGTGTTGGTGGAGGTGTTGCTGGTGGGCTCCGCTCAGCGAATTCGCCGCTGGGCTGCGTCGAGGGCATCGGGCCACGTGCTCGTGGTTGGTCCGACGGAGCGGGTGCGTCCATACCTCCAGGGCTCTGCTGACGATCGAGGACTGGGCGACGGCACCGAGTTGATCGTGCATATCGGACAGGACGGTTCGGCCTTAGGGCCGACCGTCATCGGATTGCCGGCGACGCCCACCCCGATCGAGTGGGTTGCCGTCACCCCGGCACGGGCCGCACGCCGGATCGTGTTGGCCCTCGGCCGGGACGACCTGACGTTGTCGGCGCTGCGGGGAGCGCTCGACCATGGTCTCCCCGAGGCGGGCTGCAGCCTGGTGGTTGAGTTGGACGACATCGAGCTAAGCGGTCGGATGGCGGTGGCGGTGGCGGGCAAACGGCCCGACGCCGACATCGATTTTGTCTGCCCGGAGGAACTGGACGCGTTGTTGATCTCCGCCAGCGTGACCGACGAGTTGGTCGGTTCCCACGGGTCGGATCGGGGTTGGGCCGTCTCGATCGTGGGTGACACTCCCACGTGTGACCGGGTGACCGCCCAGTTGGTGCGGGCCTTCACGCGTTCGGCGCTTCGGGGAGGCGCCGTCAGACCATGCATCCTGCGGGTGCGGCCCGGTGGGAGTGAGCGCGAGGCCCAGATCGTTGACAACCATCGGGTCGTGGTGGATGTCGTCGACCGGATCGATGACATCTTCCAACCGGGTGCGCCGGACCACCTGGTGATCGATCTGCATGACGAGGAGATGTCGACCCGGCTGGCGATGGAGGCGGCGCTGCGGCGCCGGGGGAGCGTGGTGTGGACGACGCACGGCTTCGCTCTGCCGTGGGCGACGACCGGATGCCCTGCCGACGGTTCGCCGGTCGACCTGCGCCAGGTGTCGCTGTCGGCGGCGGCCATGGCGGGGACGCTGCACGGACCGTTCGGCCGAATAGCGGCTGCGCGGGCGTCGCGCTCTGGACAGCCGCCCTCGCGTCCGTCGGCGGATGCTGTGCGGCGGGCGGTTGCGATCTTGCTTGACGAGGGGTGGGCCGTGGTGCCCGAATCGGACCTGCAACCCGCCGAGCGAGGCCGACTGCCCAGGTACGTCGACCAGCACACCGCCCGGCTCCTCCGCTCGTTGCCCGGTCTTGCAGAGGACCCCTCCCAGCTGCTGTACGAGCTGCAGCGCGAGGGTTTGATGGCAATCCCTCGTCACTGGGAGTCCGATCGCGGCGTCGGCCCGGTTGAGATGCCCCCGGACGAGACCATCGAGGTGATGGCCCAAGCGATCCACGACCACTATCTGGCCGAGCAGGCCGAGCAGGCGAACCTTCCTGCCTTGCGCCCTTGGGCAGAGCTCGACGAGAGGTTTCGAGCCCAGAACCGGGACCAGGCGCGGGACAACATCTCAAAGCTGCACTCCCTTGCGCTGAGGGTCGTGGCGACAAGTTCGTTCACGAGCGAACCCGTCCGCCTGGGGGAGGCCTACATCGAAAGAATGGGAATCGCCGAACATGACCGGTGGTCACATCAGAAGCGTGAGCAGGGCTACCGCTTCGGTCCGGAGCTGATTCTGGAAGGGGCAGACCTGCGTCATCCCAGCCTGCTCCCGTGGGACGAGCTGCCCGCGTCCGAGCAGGAGAAGGACTTGGCCCCCATCCGCCAGATCCCAGCGGTCCTCGCAGCGGCCGGGTTGGTGGTAACGCGCTGA
- a CDS encoding FitA-like ribbon-helix-helix domain-containing protein, with translation MIRDLPDDVHRELRRRAEASGQSVQSYLSMQLARMVERTQRPTSFWNGLLGERPARSASRRRSPTSVALGQSDDRRRRFGACERTVMDQRPATPPGLRLFGEGLAAPDLVDLVTMSVMRKHWLGARADR, from the coding sequence TTGATCAGAGATCTTCCCGACGATGTTCATCGAGAACTGCGCCGACGGGCCGAGGCAAGCGGGCAGTCGGTCCAGAGCTACCTATCCATGCAGTTGGCCCGCATGGTGGAACGCACCCAACGTCCGACGAGCTTCTGGAACGGGTTGCTCGGCGAGCGACCGGCACGATCGGCATCGAGGCGGCGGTCGCCGACCTCCGTGGCATTAGGGCAGAGCGATGATCGTCGTCGACGCTTCGGTGCTTGTGAACGCACGGTGATGGATCAGCGGCCGGCGACGCCGCCCGGGCTGCGGCTCTTCGGCGAGGGTCTGGCGGCGCCGGATCTGGTGGATCTGGTGACGATGTCGGTCATGCGCAAGCACTGGTTGGGGGCACGAGCTGACCGATGA
- a CDS encoding acyl-CoA dehydrogenase family protein yields MTDVAAPPVTPDLAAAAAALDVGQAVIDSAVGRLAEHGIDANQVLAYDVAHAAAALMCGRGLLDYGSKGDDEGRITAAFIADALADLGAKLFGREAEWGVANDALDNARDFVATYRASDFLASLANTDGPRHLGDDFEMVQDAFRRFAEDKIMPIAEEIHRHNGDIPEEIVTGLAEMGAFGLSIPEEYGGYASGGASDYIAMVVATEELSRGSLGAGGSLITRPEILARALEAGGTEEQKQEWMPKLATAEVMNAVAVTEPDFGSDVAGVKVTATQTDGGWLLNGVKTWCTYGARADVLMVLARTDTDRSVGHRGLSMFIVPKERGDGHGFELTQENDSGGGKMEGRPIDTIGYRGMHSYEVAIENWFVPADNLIGLEGGEGRGFYYQMAGFENGRLQTAARAVGVMQAALEAARDYANNRVVFGENIAEYQLTQAKLARMAVIIQGARQYSYEVAKLMAKGEGAMEASMVKAYVCKAAEWVTREAMQIHGGMGYAEEYTVSRLFVDARVLSIFEGADEVLCVKVIARQLVGRHNADK; encoded by the coding sequence ATGACCGACGTCGCTGCACCCCCCGTCACCCCCGACCTCGCCGCCGCCGCAGCCGCCCTGGATGTGGGCCAGGCCGTGATCGACTCGGCGGTCGGCAGGCTCGCCGAGCACGGCATCGACGCCAACCAGGTGTTGGCCTACGACGTCGCTCACGCCGCCGCCGCCCTGATGTGCGGTCGAGGCCTGCTCGACTACGGCTCGAAGGGCGACGACGAGGGCCGCATCACGGCGGCGTTCATCGCCGACGCATTGGCCGACCTGGGCGCCAAGCTGTTCGGCCGGGAGGCCGAGTGGGGGGTTGCGAACGACGCCCTCGACAATGCCCGAGATTTCGTCGCCACCTACCGGGCGTCCGATTTCCTCGCCTCCTTGGCCAACACCGACGGCCCCCGCCACCTCGGCGACGACTTCGAAATGGTGCAGGACGCCTTTCGGCGTTTCGCCGAGGACAAGATCATGCCGATCGCCGAAGAGATCCACCGCCACAACGGCGACATCCCCGAGGAGATCGTCACCGGCCTCGCGGAGATGGGGGCCTTCGGTCTGTCGATTCCGGAGGAGTACGGCGGCTACGCCTCGGGCGGCGCATCGGACTACATCGCCATGGTGGTCGCCACCGAGGAACTGTCCCGCGGTTCGCTCGGCGCCGGCGGCTCGCTGATCACCCGACCCGAGATCCTGGCCCGCGCCCTCGAGGCCGGCGGCACCGAGGAGCAGAAGCAGGAGTGGATGCCCAAGCTGGCAACCGCCGAGGTGATGAACGCGGTTGCGGTCACCGAGCCCGACTTCGGTTCCGACGTGGCCGGCGTGAAGGTGACCGCCACGCAAACCGACGGCGGCTGGCTACTGAACGGCGTGAAGACGTGGTGCACCTACGGCGCCCGCGCCGACGTGCTGATGGTGCTGGCCCGCACCGACACCGACCGCTCGGTGGGCCACAGGGGCCTGTCGATGTTCATCGTGCCCAAGGAGCGCGGCGATGGCCACGGCTTCGAGCTCACCCAGGAGAACGACTCCGGCGGTGGCAAGATGGAGGGCCGCCCGATCGACACGATCGGCTACCGCGGCATGCACAGCTACGAGGTGGCCATCGAGAACTGGTTCGTGCCCGCCGACAACCTCATCGGCCTCGAGGGCGGTGAGGGCCGCGGCTTCTACTACCAGATGGCGGGCTTCGAGAACGGTCGTCTTCAGACCGCCGCACGCGCAGTCGGCGTCATGCAGGCCGCCCTTGAGGCTGCCCGCGACTACGCCAACAACCGTGTGGTGTTCGGCGAGAACATCGCCGAGTACCAGCTGACCCAGGCCAAGCTGGCCCGCATGGCGGTCATCATTCAGGGCGCTCGCCAGTACAGCTACGAGGTGGCCAAACTGATGGCCAAGGGCGAGGGGGCCATGGAGGCCTCCATGGTGAAGGCGTATGTCTGCAAGGCTGCCGAGTGGGTCACCCGCGAGGCGATGCAGATCCACGGCGGCATGGGCTACGCCGAGGAGTACACGGTGAGCCGCCTCTTCGTCGACGCCCGGGTGCTGTCGATCTTCGAGGGCGCCGACGAGGTGCTCTGCGTCAAGGTGATCGCCCGCCAATTGGTCGGCCGCCACAACGCCGACAAGTAG
- a CDS encoding response regulator transcription factor — MGEPATIRVVVADDHALIRTGIATLLDSLDDLELVGDAADGEALLAVVEATRPDVVVMDVNMAGMDGITATRLVLERHPEVVVLVLSMVEDDASLAAAIEAKASGYILKASTTDQLPHAIRTVAAGGAVFDSRMVERLVHQHPAPVAERPFPMLTDRELEVLGHLARGEANQTIARSLVISPRTVANHVSNILMKLPALDRTDAVIKARAAGLDRVLDQELPRYGAAFRRLGE, encoded by the coding sequence ATGGGTGAGCCCGCCACGATCCGGGTGGTGGTCGCCGACGACCACGCGTTGATCCGGACGGGCATCGCCACGCTGCTCGACTCCCTGGACGACCTCGAGCTGGTGGGCGACGCCGCCGACGGCGAAGCGTTGCTGGCCGTCGTCGAGGCCACCCGGCCGGATGTGGTGGTGATGGACGTCAACATGGCGGGCATGGATGGGATCACCGCAACCCGGCTGGTGCTGGAACGGCATCCCGAGGTGGTGGTGCTGGTGCTGTCGATGGTCGAGGACGACGCCAGCCTGGCCGCGGCGATCGAAGCCAAGGCGTCGGGGTACATCCTCAAGGCCTCGACCACCGACCAGCTGCCGCACGCCATCCGCACGGTCGCCGCGGGAGGCGCCGTCTTCGATTCCCGGATGGTCGAACGGCTGGTCCACCAACATCCGGCTCCGGTGGCGGAGCGGCCTTTCCCGATGCTGACCGACCGCGAGCTTGAGGTGCTCGGCCATCTTGCGAGGGGCGAAGCCAACCAGACGATCGCCAGGTCGCTGGTGATCAGCCCCCGAACCGTGGCCAACCACGTCTCCAACATCCTGATGAAGCTGCCGGCGCTCGATCGGACCGACGCCGTGATCAAGGCGCGTGCGGCCGGCCTCGACCGGGTGCTCGATCAGGAGCTTCCCCGCTATGGCGCCGCCTTCAGACGCCTGGGCGAATAG